The genomic segment GGACAACACCTTTCTTTTAATATTTACTTTTGGGGGTTATAAAGGGACTTTTGGGACAGCCCCTTCAGGTTATTCTCCGGGCTGACTTTCTTCAGTCTTAACATTACCCCAACTTTCAACTTCATCATCTGTTGTATCTTCATAACTTACAGCCAATTCTTTTTTCAAAGTTTCAATCTCTTCAGGCCTTTCAATCTGGCTTTCATTCAAAAGCTGTAAATGCGAATCTATTAGAGATTTAAGCCTAATGCGAAAAAACTGTTCATATTCCTCAAGCTGACGGAATTGTCTCATTCGCTCTTTTACCTTTTCTTTAGCCTCAGCCATAATCTCTCTGGCTTTATTTTTGGCAGTTTCAATGATTAACTCAGCTTCCCTTTCAGCCTGTTCTTTCCGCTCTTTCACAGTTTCCTGAGCCACTACCATAGTCTCCTGAAGGGTACGCTCCATTTCCTGATATTTGCTCAGTTCAGACCTCAATTGCTCATTTTCTTCTTTAAGCTGTTTCATCTCTTTTAGGAGCTTTTCATAAGAAGCAGCAACATGATCTAAAAATTCATCCACCTCTTTCCCATCATAGGCCCAGAGAGAAAACTTTTTACGAAACTCCTTATTATATATATCCAGTGGTGTGATTTTCATCCTTCTTTCCTCCTTTGAAATTTTTCAATAATAACGTTGTAAAGTAAGTTTTATTCGACCTTTGCGGGTCTCCCCTTCAATTTCTTTTATTTCAACCCTTCCACGCCCCCGAATAGAGATTACATCATCCGGTTTAATCATCCTGGCTGGATTGGTCTCAATCTGAAAATTAACTTTCACTTTCTCATTTTTTATCTCCTTTGCCATCTTTGAACGGGATGTGGAAAATCCGGCACTGGCCACAGAGTCCAACCTTAGTGAAGCAACAGTAGTACTGATCTCTTTAATTCTTTCTTCGGGTAGTTTTAATTCCTCTTTCTCAATTTCACGAACCTTTACAGGAACCTGATGTACCCTGGTTAAATTCAAACAGATGGTATCTTTAACCTCCAAAGCAGCAATCAGATGACAGCCGCCATCTTTTAAAACCAGAATATCTCCCAACATCTCGCGGCGAAGCCCCAGGGCCAGAAGACTTCCAAGATAATCCCGATGGGAAACCTGTTGAAAAGAAAAGTTACCTTCAATTTCTAAAAAAGCCAAAGGTTCCTCAATCATCTCCCAGAGCATGTACTCAGGGATTAAAAGAAGCCGTTTTCTTTCTGCGCGATCATATCCTCCTACAAACCGATATTTGACCTCCGGAATTTGCCGGATTATTCCCTCTACCACTTCCTGTTGATGAGGATCTAAAAAATTAGTATAAGCAAGATCAGCTCCCCTCAATACACTTTCAGCTTTATCCAGAGTATGTGCAGCAATCATTTTATCATCTTCAGACTTTAGATGTGACAACATTTTCTCCCGGTTCAACATTCCATCTGCCACCTCTTCTTAATTAAAACAGAATACTTAACAGAATATTTTTTATAATAGATAAGAAGATCAGCGCAACAAATGGCGAAAAATCGATTCCAATTCCGGTAGGCATATATCGACGAATTGGCTCCAGGATTGGTTCCGTTAACTCATATAATAAACGCAGTGCCTTATAATAACGCGGATCTCTAATAGCCGGACGAATCCAGGATATAATCACACGAATAATAATTAGCCAGTAGAGTATATCAAAAAAAGTATCTATCAAACGATATAACATTTTTTTACCTCCTTATTATCAAATAATATTATCATTCGTTACTTTTATGAAAAAATCCTTCTATTATTTTCTTGGCCCAAAGATAGCGGACCCAATCCTCACCATAGTAGCACCCTCTTCAATAGCAACTTCAAAATCATTAGTCATTCCCATCGAAAGTTCAGCCATCTCAACCCCGGGTATAGCTGCTTTACGAATCTCTTCTGAAAGTTCTTTTAATCTGCGGAAATAAGGTCTCACTTCTTCTGGATCATCCACTTCAGGTACAATGGTCATAAGACCCTTTACTTTAACTCTATCAAATTCAGCAACCTTTTTTACAAACTCCAGGGCTTCCCCACTTAAAATACCAAATTTAGCATCATCATTGGCAACATTAACCTGAACTAAAATATCCATTGTCGTATCTTCTAACTCACAGCGACGCTGAATCTCTTGAACTAGACGCAGATTATCCACAGAATGGATCAGTTTACAGTTAGGCATTCTAACTACATATTTGACTTTGTTCCGTTGCAAATGTCCAATCAAATGCCAATTTACATCTTTCGGCAATTGGGATTGTTTTTCCCTAAGTTCCTGAACCCTGCTTTCCCCAAAATCATAAATCCCTGCTTTTAGTAAAGTCTGTATCTTCTCAATGGAGTGATATTTACTGACAGGAATCAGCTTTATCTCTTCCGGATTCCGATTAACTCGCTCTGCAGCAAGCCGAATCCTTCTTTGAACATCTGCTAACCGTTCAAGTAAACCCAAAGTTAACTACCCCCTATTGATTATTTCGAATATTTTACCAGGTCCTTTTCAGGATTAGCCAGAATTTCAACACCTCGTCCAATTCCTGTCACCACTACATAAAGTTCATTACCGCCTTTCTGGCTTATAGGATAAAAGACAGGAGTATCATCCACCACTCGATACACTCCAAACTCATCACCCTTTTTCGTGATGGCTTTTCTAGGCACATATACTCCAGTATAAGCATTGGTCATTATAGTTACATCCACCCAGCGTTTATTAATCATCTCGATAGGAAAACGTTCCAATTTTATTATAAATAGATTCTGATGATCCAATATTTTTGTAATCCAACCGACAATTGTAAGACCATCAAAAGTTGCCCAGATTTTTTCTCCCACTTCATAGCGAAAAACCTGACTTGCCGGGGCTTCAACTAAAAGATAAAGAATAAAATTATCTACAATCTTAAAAAGAGGCCGGCCAGCATTGACCCTGTCCCCATCTGTAATCTTAATTAACTTACCGCGAAAATATTTATAATCCTGTTCAACAATATCATCTAATATATCGGGATTTAAAGTATTCTCCAGACCATCCACCTGATAACTAATAACTCCCGCTTTTCTAGAATAAAAAGTTTTTACTCCACCAGAACCTTCCAGCCTTAAAATCGGCCTTTCAGCCGGACACCGTTCTCCTTCTTTGACAAAAAGGGTTACCCTTCCCGGGTAAGGAGCATAGATAACCTCTTCAGATCTAACCAAAAGACCCTTTCCGCTAAATTCATCCGCTATCCGGCCATAGCGGGTGAGGATAATCTCAGGGCCGCCCCTTATAAGAATAGCCATATATATACAAAAAATAAATACCAAAAGCAAAATAAAAAGAATACCTTTTTTTAGTAATTCTCTACGATTTTTTTTCTTATCATCTTTTTTTGGTTTCAGTACTTGTCCACTTTGATGTATATCTGATCTTATCAGATTCTTCTTTCCGTAATCCTTAACCATTTATCTCTCCCCTTAAAGGGCTTTTTTACTAAATAATTAACCAATTTTTATCTGATACTAATCTAATATTCTATATTTCTCATATAATATCCTGCTCTTTAATTATCTTTAAGCATTATAATACTTGCCATTCGACCAGTTTTACCACCTTCAGCCCGATATGAAAAAAACAAATCAGTGCGACAGGAAGTACATAGACCACTTGTTTCAATCTGTTCCGGCTTCACTCCGGTTTCAATAAAAACCCGCCGATTAATCTCCCAGAGATTCAGATTCCATCGGCCATTTTCTTTAACTTCCACTAGCTCCTCCCAATAGGGAAATTCTACCCTTAAGGGGTTAATCACATGTTCATCCACTTCATAACAACATGGCCCTATAGATGGACCAATACCAATAAGACAGTCTTCCGCTCTCGTTCCAAAATTTTTAGACATTGCTTCAATAATCCTGGCTCCTATCCGCTTGACTGTACCTTTCCAGCCAGCATGGGCCAGTCCAACCGCTTTCTGGATAGGATCCAGAATATAAAGCGGGACACAATCTGCGTAATAGGAACTCAATACAACTCCAGGCTCATTGGTAATAAATCCATCTGTACAAGGAAAAGCAGTATCATATTCAAAGGCTCCTGAGCCTCGATCTTTACCAGTCACTACCCGGATTTTATCACCGTGCACCTGTTCCCCCGCAGTCAAATCCTTTAATTGAAGACCAAGGACCTGACAAAATCTTTTACGGTTTTCTATTACCGCTTTTGGATCATCTCCTACATGAAAGGCCAGATTTAAAGTTATAAAGGGGGGATTACTCACACCTCCAATCCGGGTTGAAAAACCGTGAACCACAAAATCATATTTTGCAAAATGTTCAAAAATAAGCCACTGAACCCCATCTTTTTTGAGTAACTTCAACTTTTTATGCCTCCCCTTTAACTTTCCAATAGTTTTTCCAACTCTTGCTTAAAGATATTAATATCTTTAAACTGGCGGTAGACAGAAGCAAAACGTACATAGGCCACTTCATCTACATTTTTAAGCCTTTCCATTACCATCTCGCCAATTTCTTCACTTTTCACTTCCGTCTCCATCCTATTTCTCAGTTCACGTTCAATATCTTTAACTAAATCTTCCAAAACTTTACGAGGAATAGGCCTTTTTTCACAGGCTTTCAAAATTCCGGTTAAAAGTTTGTTTCGGTCAAAAAACTCCTGACTACCACCTTTTTTAATCACCATCAAAGGCAGTTCTTCTATCCGTTCATAAGTAGTAAATCTCTCACCACATTTTAGACATTCTCTTCGCCGCCGGATTGATGTATTTTCTTCTGTAGAACGTGAATCGACCACTTTACTTTCATTATAATTACAATAGGGACACTTCATCGAAAAAGAGTCCTCCTTTTTTGAATAATCTAAACTTATTATATCGACTTGTCCCTGATTTTGCAATAGAATTACAAAATTCTCCGAAAAACTTTGGATTTTATCTATTTTGCCGTTTCTGATGATCTGGTTCTAAAAAGTTCTCTACTTTAACCAGAATCACATCTTCACCGATCTTTTCAATCTGATTCCACTCAATCACAAGGTCCTGAGTCCCTCCAAAAAATCCTAACAGACCAGACCGTCCGGGAATGATAACAGAATCAATCTTCCCCACCTTCAAATTTATCTCCACATCTTCAATCATTCCTAATTTCCGCCCATCCACTACATTAATAACCTCTTTTGACCATAACTCAGAAGTTTTAATCATTCAAAATCCCCCCTCAAGCTGGGATAGCAAATTCCGCCTTATAAATATTATATGTTTGAGGAAGAAAGAATGTGCATAAAATTGCTATATTTAGTCAAAGAAACTTTAAATATTCATGATCAGACTTTTGAAAAAATGCATGGACAAGTCTTTAAAAAAGTTTGTCAACAAACTCTATTCATGATGAAGCCTTATTTCAGCAAAAATCGAGCTTTAGATGGTTCGAAAAATTTCTCTTAAGCGAAAAATTAGCTTTCTATATTTAAATATTTATTCTAATTTGTTATAATGGATGATATAAAAAATATCAAAGAGAAACAGGGAGATGAGAATGTGAAAAGAAAATGGTTATCTAAACATAGTTTTAAAATATTACTATTTATTCTTCTTCTTTTGGTCATCAACATAACATCCGTGATCGCTCAGGAAGGTGAGGAAGAATCTGAAAAACTTCTTCCACCTGAAAAGTTACAGGAGGATCTGAATTTTATAATTTCAACACTCCGTGACGTACATCCAGCCTTGAATGAGGGGCCTTTACTTAATGCTTTTAATGAACGAGCAAAAGCAGCACTGGCACATATTAATCACCCCATGACACGGTTTGATTTCTATCTTCTAGCTGGAGATTTAGTAAATTCACTTAAAGATGCTCATACTTTACTATGGATAAAGTCAAATCGTCGTTTACCTTTAATGTTTCGTTGGGTCAATGATGGTATAGTTATTGTCGGTAAGCCAGGTTTACCAATACAAAAAGGTGACCAACTAATTCGTCTAGGAGGTCTGGCCCCGGAAGAACTCCTTGAAAAATTGCGAATTTTAATCCCGGCTGAAAACGATTTCTGGATAAAACGTATGGGTGAACGGTATCTAATTTCTGACTTTTTCTTAAAAAGTTTTAAATTACTTACACCTGATGAAACAGTAAAACTTACTTTAAAGCACGCAAACGGAGAAATCTATACCATTGAACTACCGCTAAAGACTACACAGGCAAAATTAAATTATAAACCAAAAAGGCATTGGTTCGGCTGGAAACTTAATACTGAATATGGTTATGGACTATTCTGGCTTGATAAATGTGAAAATACTCCCGAATATAAAAAAGCTGTAGATGAGTTTTTTACTGCCGTTAAAGAGTCTGGAATAAAACGAATTGCAATTGATGTACGGTACAACTCAGGTGGAAATTCCAGAGTAATTAACGCTTTTCTTAAGTATTTGCCTGCTAAGACTATCCATGAGTTTAGATCAGAAATTCGCTTTTCTCCTCAGGCCATAGAAAAACGGGGCTATTCTAAATTATTTCCTTTATTCAGAGCTATATATAAACTTCTCTGGAATAATAAGAGTAATACACCAAGACCTTCAGACCCCAATCTAATCTTTAATGGTAAAGTCTTTGTCCTCACTTCCTGGCAAACCTTTAGCTCCGGTAATTGGATTGCAGTACTTTTAAAGGATAATAAATTAGCTACCATAGTTGGAGAACCTACTGGTAATGCTCCATCCTCTTTTGGAGACATTTTAATTTTTGAAACACCTAATCTGCAACTAAAATTCAGCGTATCACATAAATACTTTGCCCGGCCCAATCCTAAAGCTGATTTTGCAAATACTCTAAAACCCGATGTTTTTATCCCAACAACAATAAATGATATTCGCAAAGGTCGTGATCCTCAATTGGAATGGTTAGTAAATTTTGCTACAGAAAAAGATAATCAATAAATTACCATATAAAATAAAGCTGTAGGATAAACCCCCACAGCTTTTTTCTTAATTAATCCTCATTTCCCCGAACCATTGCAGCATTGCTTCCCATTACCGCTAATCTCAAAATCTCAAGATAATTCATCTTCACCCATTGAGGAATCTCTTCTAAAGTATCTAAAATTTTAAACCTATACTTCACTTCTAAATCTCTTTTATTTCTGGTAAATGCCAATGCCATTAACTGCCTTTCATCATCTTCATTATCCAGACATAATGGTGGAAAGAGTACACACCACCAGTTATTTCCTTCACCTTTACCTAGCACTACTCTTAGGGCCTGATACTCGCCTTCAGGTAAAGTCATATTACCGTAGGTGCGGGTAGGAAACTCAAATCTACCTATCTCCAATTTTACTGAATAATTTTTGCCTTGACTTTGCAAATAATCTTCAATCTTCCGCTTAAGATTTGGCAGATTTGTACTGGTTACTTCTACTGCTCTGTCAAGGCTCGGAATGTCCTTAAAAAATCCGCTGGTTTCTTTTAAAATCAGATTTCGTACCTGGCGCTTTAAATACTGATCTTCCGGTGAACTACTATTGGCCAGGATATGCAATCTTAAAAGGTTATTTGAGCGATAAGCATATTCCGTACTTCCATTGGTAAGAACAAATGCTTGAGAAGCATTAAATCCTAAACAGATCAAAATTACTATTGTTACTATGATTAGAATGTATAAACGTTTCATAGATAATTCCTCCTTCTCTAATCCTCCATTACATAACGTTTTAGATGCTTTAGTGCAGCTTTTTCCAATCTGGATACCTGAGCCTGCGAAATTCCTATTATTTCTGCAACTTCCATCTGAGTCTTGCCTTCATAAAATCTGAGAGTTAGAATTAATTTTTCCCTATCATTTAGTCTCCGCAAAGCCTCCCGCACAGCAATTCCTTCTAACCAATTCTCATCTTCATTCTTCTCATCACTGATTTGATCCATCACATAAATGGGATCTCCTCCATCATGATATATAGGCTCGAATAACGAAATCGGATCCTGAATTGCATCAAGTGCATAAACAATTTCTTCTCGCGGAATTCCCAGTTCTACAGCAATCTCCCCAATAGTCGGTTCTTTTGATTTCTTATTCATTAAAGCTTCTTTGACCTGTAATGCACGGTAAGCAGTATCCCGCAATGAACGACTTACACGAATAGGATTATTATCTCTCAGATAACGACGTATCTCTCCTATAATCATCGGTACAGCATAAGTGGAAAATCTTACATTCTGACCAAGATCAAAATTGTCAATAGCTTTCATCAATCCTATACAGCCAACCTGAAAAAGATCATCTACATGTTCACCGCGGTTATTAAAACGCTGAATCACACTTAATACCAGACGTAAATTTCCTCCGACAATCTTATTTCTGACCTCTTTATCTCCTTCCTGCATTCTCCGAAACAGAATCCGCATTTCCTCATTGGACAGGACTGGTAACTCTGACGTATTGACCCCACAAATTTCTACTTTGTTTGCCACTCGATTGCCCCTCCCACTTATTGCCATTTTTACTTTTCCTATTTACATTATTACCACCGTTAAATTCCTTTATACATGCAATTTTTTCATAAAAGGTTATAAAAATTTGTTGAATGAGAAATCATAGAATTTTGAAATAATTTTTACCTAATTTGCAGAAAACTATACATGGTTAAACTGCAAAAAGCTAATTTTTCACTTCTTAAGAAATTTTTCGAATCATCTAAAGGGCCCTCCTGGCCCTTGATTAGCTCATCACCTCCTGTGATGAAACCTTATTTCGTCGGAAATCTCGCAAAGATTTGGCGAAAAAATTTCTATGTCGCTCAAAATTAGCTTTTTGCAGTAAAATCATACATAAAAAAAGACTGATTCACAAAAAGCGAATCAGTCAATACTAAATTTTTAAGCTTATTCCATCTTTTTTACTTCATATTTCAATTTTTTGATAATTCGTTTCTCCAGACGGGAAATATAGGATTGGGAGATTCCCAATAAATCTGCCACCTCTTTTTGAGTCCTGGTATCTCCCTTTGACTTTAAGCCAAACCGCAAAATCAAAATTTTTCTCTCTCTTTCACTCAACTTTTCCATAGCTTCTTTTAGCAGTTCTTTATCTACTTCTTCTTCTATGTATTTATAGATTAAATCCGCTTCAGTACCCAATACATCTGATAACTTTAACTCATTTCCATCCCAATCAATGTTTAAGGGTTCATCAAAACTGACCTCTGAACGTTTTTTATTATTTCTCCGTAAATACATCAAAATCTCATTTTCGATACAACGGGAAGCATATGTTGCCAATTTGATATTTTTGCTAACATCAAAGGTATTTACTGCCTTAATTAACCCTATGGTACCTATAGAAACCAGATCCTCAATATCAATCCCGGTATTTTCAAACTTACGAGCAATATACACAACCAATCGGAGATTGCGTTCGATCAAAATACTTCTTACTGCTTTATCTCCTTCACCTAATTTTTCCAGAAAATATTTCTCCTCATCAGAAGTTAAAGGCGGTGGTAAGGCTTCACTACTGCCAATATAAAAGATTCGTGGTTGGTAAAGGCCTAAATATTGCAGGATACGGATTTTTAATAACTGTAAAAATAAAGGTAGATAAGACAACTTCACAGATAAACCCCCTTATGAATTTTTAGTCATACTACACCATCTCAAGTAATTCGGGGTGAAGTAATGCCTGGTAGTCACCCTCTTTATCCAGTACACCCTGATATAATGCCAGAATAATCCGTCCAACCTCACGAATCTCTTTACCTACTATCTCCACCCGATCAGGCCGGCATCCAATCATTAAACCTCCTTCCGTACCCAATGATGAAAAGGGAATGACTTGAAATCTATGAAACCACTTTGATTGCAATAATTTTTCTACCTTATCAATTAAATCTAACTCTTCATCTCCCAAAATGGTCCTGATCTCTGTGGGAAATAGTCCCATCAAAGCATCTATTTCCATTACAATTACTGGCAGATTAGTTAAAGGATCGCGAAGTAGATTACCTGTATCCATCAATCCCAAAACCTGAACCATCTGTTCATCAATCCAGACCCGGAATTTAAGTGAATACTTTTCTTTATAAAACCGCTCCCGAATCAAATTCCAGCCATGTCTACCTACAATCAATGCAACTCCTATCGCAGCCAAATAAAGCCATCCGTACACATTACCCATCTCAATCCAGCTGGATACCCATTGGGCTGGAGAAGAACCAACAACAAAATAAATGCTCAACGCAGCTCCTCCAGCCAGAAAAGTAATCAAATAAAAGTAACCCAAAGTTTTAATAAACTTCTTCCATTTCATCAAACCAAAGGCAATCCGGATCATTAGAGATGCTACAGTCAGGTTTAACAACAGATGTAAAAAAATATAAAGTGAATCTGATAAACCGCTAAAGAGGGGTAAAACCAGGATAACTGTATAAAGAGAGCCGACTATACCACTTATAAAAAGAGGTCCAAAACGTACTCTTAAACCTGAAAATCTGGCAGTAGCCCAAAGTAAGACCAGGGTCATCACCAGATCATTTAAAAATAATACATCCAGATTTATAACTAATTTCTGAGTTCCCATTGGCCGCCCCCGGTTTTCAAAAAATTTGTACATACTCACCATATATAACTATATGAGTTGAGCCCTAAGAAGTATACCTGTTTTTTGATTTTTTAGATAAAAATTATTAGATGATTCTTCTGCATAAAGCTAATTTTTCACTTCAAAAGAAATTTTTCAAACTATCCAAAGTTCGATTTCAGTCGAAATAAGGCACACTAATCAATAGGCCCTCCGGGCCCTTGATTAACTCATCACATCCTGTGATGGGACCATTTTTTTCACTCTCACCAAGATAGTTAAACAAAAAATTTCTCTGGCGCTCAAAATTAGCTTTTTACAGTTTAATCATTAGAGATTTTCAGGAAAGAAGACCGAATTTGTCAAATGCCCCTAAAAGTAAGAAAATCCCGATGCTTTGAGACATCGAGATCTTTTTAAAACAAATTGGCCTCGGCTATAAGACTTTATAAGAAAAATTTGTTAATACCAAGGATGAAAGTTATCCACAAATGTATAATTTCCTTGGCATTAAAAATCATTTTTTTCTCCGGCGCAGAAAAGCTGGAATATCCAGATCATCATCACCAAAAGAACGAATATCAAAATCTGGTTCATATTTTGTCTCCACAGCATTAGGTTTTTGATCAAAACCAGTAGCAATCACAGTTACCTTAACTTGATCTTTTAAATTCTCATCGATAACTGCACCCAGAATAATATTAGCATCGGGATCAGCTACTTCTGATATAATCCTTACAGCTTCATTAGCTTCATGAAGTCCCAGATCTGAACCACCGGTAATATTTATAAGAACACCTTTTGCACCCTCTATAGAAGCCTCCAAAAGTGGTGATTCGATAGCTTTTTTAGCTGCTTCAACCGCCCGGTTCTCACCACTGGCAATACCAATTCCCATCAATGCAGAACCGGCATTTGTCATAATCGTCTTAACATCAGCAAAATCCAGGTTAATCAGACCCGTCTGGGTAATCAGATCAGAGATGCCCTGAACACCCTGTCGCAAGACATCATCCGCTGTCTTGAAAGCCTCTAATATACTGGTCTGTTTTTCAACAACCTGGAGAAGGCGATCATTGGGAATAATAATCAAGGTATCAACCCGTTCTTTTAAATTAGCAATACCCCGTTCGGCCTTTTCCATTCTCTGACGGCCTTCAACAGTAAAAGGCTTGGTAACTACACCAACAGTCAGAGCCCCGGATTCTTTGGCAATCTCAGCCACAATAGGAGCAGCACCGGTTCCAGTTCCGCCTCCCATCCCAGCTGTAATAAACACCATATCTGCACCCTGTACAGCCTCTTTTATGGCTTCCCGACTCTCTTCGGCTGCTTTTTCTCC from the Anoxybacter fermentans genome contains:
- a CDS encoding DivIVA domain-containing protein, which codes for MKITPLDIYNKEFRKKFSLWAYDGKEVDEFLDHVAASYEKLLKEMKQLKEENEQLRSELSKYQEMERTLQETMVVAQETVKERKEQAEREAELIIETAKNKAREIMAEAKEKVKERMRQFRQLEEYEQFFRIRLKSLIDSHLQLLNESQIERPEEIETLKKELAVSYEDTTDDEVESWGNVKTEESQPGE
- a CDS encoding RNA-binding protein produces the protein MLNREKMLSHLKSEDDKMIAAHTLDKAESVLRGADLAYTNFLDPHQQEVVEGIIRQIPEVKYRFVGGYDRAERKRLLLIPEYMLWEMIEEPLAFLEIEGNFSFQQVSHRDYLGSLLALGLRREMLGDILVLKDGGCHLIAALEVKDTICLNLTRVHQVPVKVREIEKEELKLPEERIKEISTTVASLRLDSVASAGFSTSRSKMAKEIKNEKVKVNFQIETNPARMIKPDDVISIRGRGRVEIKEIEGETRKGRIKLTLQRYY
- a CDS encoding YggT family protein, with amino-acid sequence MLYRLIDTFFDILYWLIIIRVIISWIRPAIRDPRYYKALRLLYELTEPILEPIRRYMPTGIGIDFSPFVALIFLSIIKNILLSILF
- a CDS encoding YggS family pyridoxal phosphate-dependent enzyme; the protein is MGLLERLADVQRRIRLAAERVNRNPEEIKLIPVSKYHSIEKIQTLLKAGIYDFGESRVQELREKQSQLPKDVNWHLIGHLQRNKVKYVVRMPNCKLIHSVDNLRLVQEIQRRCELEDTTMDILVQVNVANDDAKFGILSGEALEFVKKVAEFDRVKVKGLMTIVPEVDDPEEVRPYFRRLKELSEEIRKAAIPGVEMAELSMGMTNDFEVAIEEGATMVRIGSAIFGPRK
- a CDS encoding HlyD family efflux transporter periplasmic adaptor subunit, whose amino-acid sequence is MVKDYGKKNLIRSDIHQSGQVLKPKKDDKKKNRRELLKKGILFILLLVFIFCIYMAILIRGGPEIILTRYGRIADEFSGKGLLVRSEEVIYAPYPGRVTLFVKEGERCPAERPILRLEGSGGVKTFYSRKAGVISYQVDGLENTLNPDILDDIVEQDYKYFRGKLIKITDGDRVNAGRPLFKIVDNFILYLLVEAPASQVFRYEVGEKIWATFDGLTIVGWITKILDHQNLFIIKLERFPIEMINKRWVDVTIMTNAYTGVYVPRKAITKKGDEFGVYRVVDDTPVFYPISQKGGNELYVVVTGIGRGVEILANPEKDLVKYSK
- the pgeF gene encoding peptidoglycan editing factor PgeF, whose amino-acid sequence is MKLLKKDGVQWLIFEHFAKYDFVVHGFSTRIGGVSNPPFITLNLAFHVGDDPKAVIENRKRFCQVLGLQLKDLTAGEQVHGDKIRVVTGKDRGSGAFEYDTAFPCTDGFITNEPGVVLSSYYADCVPLYILDPIQKAVGLAHAGWKGTVKRIGARIIEAMSKNFGTRAEDCLIGIGPSIGPCCYEVDEHVINPLRVEFPYWEELVEVKENGRWNLNLWEINRRVFIETGVKPEQIETSGLCTSCRTDLFFSYRAEGGKTGRMASIIMLKDN
- the nrdR gene encoding transcriptional regulator NrdR, which codes for MKCPYCNYNESKVVDSRSTEENTSIRRRRECLKCGERFTTYERIEELPLMVIKKGGSQEFFDRNKLLTGILKACEKRPIPRKVLEDLVKDIERELRNRMETEVKSEEIGEMVMERLKNVDEVAYVRFASVYRQFKDINIFKQELEKLLES
- a CDS encoding YlmC/YmxH family sporulation protein, with protein sequence MIKTSELWSKEVINVVDGRKLGMIEDVEINLKVGKIDSVIIPGRSGLLGFFGGTQDLVIEWNQIEKIGEDVILVKVENFLEPDHQKRQNR
- a CDS encoding S41 family peptidase; amino-acid sequence: MKRKWLSKHSFKILLFILLLLVINITSVIAQEGEEESEKLLPPEKLQEDLNFIISTLRDVHPALNEGPLLNAFNERAKAALAHINHPMTRFDFYLLAGDLVNSLKDAHTLLWIKSNRRLPLMFRWVNDGIVIVGKPGLPIQKGDQLIRLGGLAPEELLEKLRILIPAENDFWIKRMGERYLISDFFLKSFKLLTPDETVKLTLKHANGEIYTIELPLKTTQAKLNYKPKRHWFGWKLNTEYGYGLFWLDKCENTPEYKKAVDEFFTAVKESGIKRIAIDVRYNSGGNSRVINAFLKYLPAKTIHEFRSEIRFSPQAIEKRGYSKLFPLFRAIYKLLWNNKSNTPRPSDPNLIFNGKVFVLTSWQTFSSGNWIAVLLKDNKLATIVGEPTGNAPSSFGDILIFETPNLQLKFSVSHKYFARPNPKADFANTLKPDVFIPTTINDIRKGRDPQLEWLVNFATEKDNQ
- the spoIIR gene encoding stage II sporulation protein R: MKRLYILIIVTIVILICLGFNASQAFVLTNGSTEYAYRSNNLLRLHILANSSSPEDQYLKRQVRNLILKETSGFFKDIPSLDRAVEVTSTNLPNLKRKIEDYLQSQGKNYSVKLEIGRFEFPTRTYGNMTLPEGEYQALRVVLGKGEGNNWWCVLFPPLCLDNEDDERQLMALAFTRNKRDLEVKYRFKILDTLEEIPQWVKMNYLEILRLAVMGSNAAMVRGNED
- the sigG gene encoding RNA polymerase sporulation sigma factor SigG; this translates as MAISGRGNRVANKVEICGVNTSELPVLSNEEMRILFRRMQEGDKEVRNKIVGGNLRLVLSVIQRFNNRGEHVDDLFQVGCIGLMKAIDNFDLGQNVRFSTYAVPMIIGEIRRYLRDNNPIRVSRSLRDTAYRALQVKEALMNKKSKEPTIGEIAVELGIPREEIVYALDAIQDPISLFEPIYHDGGDPIYVMDQISDEKNEDENWLEGIAVREALRRLNDREKLILTLRFYEGKTQMEVAEIIGISQAQVSRLEKAALKHLKRYVMED
- the sigE gene encoding RNA polymerase sporulation sigma factor SigE, with amino-acid sequence MSYLPLFLQLLKIRILQYLGLYQPRIFYIGSSEALPPPLTSDEEKYFLEKLGEGDKAVRSILIERNLRLVVYIARKFENTGIDIEDLVSIGTIGLIKAVNTFDVSKNIKLATYASRCIENEILMYLRRNNKKRSEVSFDEPLNIDWDGNELKLSDVLGTEADLIYKYIEEEVDKELLKEAMEKLSERERKILILRFGLKSKGDTRTQKEVADLLGISQSYISRLEKRIIKKLKYEVKKME
- a CDS encoding sigma-E processing peptidase SpoIIGA; this encodes MGTQKLVINLDVLFLNDLVMTLVLLWATARFSGLRVRFGPLFISGIVGSLYTVILVLPLFSGLSDSLYIFLHLLLNLTVASLMIRIAFGLMKWKKFIKTLGYFYLITFLAGGAALSIYFVVGSSPAQWVSSWIEMGNVYGWLYLAAIGVALIVGRHGWNLIRERFYKEKYSLKFRVWIDEQMVQVLGLMDTGNLLRDPLTNLPVIVMEIDALMGLFPTEIRTILGDEELDLIDKVEKLLQSKWFHRFQVIPFSSLGTEGGLMIGCRPDRVEIVGKEIREVGRIILALYQGVLDKEGDYQALLHPELLEMV